A genomic window from Bos javanicus breed banteng chromosome 13, ARS-OSU_banteng_1.0, whole genome shotgun sequence includes:
- the ATP5F1C gene encoding ATP synthase subunit gamma, mitochondrial isoform X2 — MFSRAGVAGLSAWTVQPQWIQVRNMATLKDITRRLKSIKNIQKITKSMKMVAAAKYARAERELKPARVYGVGSLALYEKADIKTPEDKKKHLIIGVSSDRGLCGAIHSSVAKQMKSEAANLAAAGKEVKIIGVGDKIRSILHRTHSDQFLVTFKEVGRRPPTFGDASVIALELLNSGYEFDEGSIIFNRFRSVISYKTEEKPIFSLDTISSAESMSIYDDIDADVLRNYQEYSLANIIYYSLKESTTSEQSARMTAMDNASKNASEMIDKLTLTFNRTRQAVITKELIEIISGAAAL, encoded by the exons ATGTTCTCTCGGGCGGGCGTCGCTGGCCTCTCGGCGTGGACCGTGCAGCCACAATG GATCCAAGTTCGAAATATGGCAACTTTGAAAGATA TTACCAGGCGACTAAAATCAATCAAAAACATCCAGAAGATTACCAAGTCTATGAAAATGGTAGCAGCAGCGAAATACGCCCGAGCTGAGAGAGAGCTAAAACCGGCCCGAGTGTATGGAGTGGGGTCCTTGG ctctGTATGAAAAGGCTGATATTAAGACTCCTGAAGACAAAAAGAAGCACCTCATCATCGGTGTGTCCTCGGACCGAGGGCTCTGTGGTGCTATTCACTCCTCGGTTGCTAAACAGATGAAAAGCGAGGCGGCCAACCTTGCAGCAGCTGGGAAAGAAGTTAAGATTATTGGAGTTGGTGATAAAATCAGGAGTATACTTCACAg GACTCATTCTGACCAGTTTCTGGTGACATTCAAAGAAGTGGGGAGGAGGCCCCCTACCTTTGGGGATGCGTCAGTCATTGCCCTTGAGCTGTTAAATTCTGGATACGAATTTGATGAAGGGTCTATCATCTTTAACCGATTCAG GTCTGTCATCTCCTACAAGACAGAAGAAAAGCCCATCTTTTCCCTTGACACCATTTCAAGTGCTG AGAGCATGAGTATCTACGATGACATTGATGCTGATGTGCTGCGGAACTACCAGGAATACAGCCTGGCCAACATCATCTACTACTCCCTGAAGGAGTCTACCACGAGTGAACAGAGCGCCAGGATGACGGCCATGGACAACGCCAGCAAGAATGCTT CTGAAATGATTGACAAATTGACTCTGACATTCAATCGCACCCGCCAAGCTGTCATCACCAAGGAGCTGATAGAAATCATCTCTGGTGCTGCGGCTCT gtaA
- the ATP5F1C gene encoding ATP synthase subunit gamma, mitochondrial isoform X1 has product MFSRAGVAGLSAWTVQPQWIQVRNMATLKDITRRLKSIKNIQKITKSMKMVAAAKYARAERELKPARVYGVGSLALYEKADIKTPEDKKKHLIIGVSSDRGLCGAIHSSVAKQMKSEAANLAAAGKEVKIIGVGDKIRSILHRTHSDQFLVTFKEVGRRPPTFGDASVIALELLNSGYEFDEGSIIFNRFRSVISYKTEEKPIFSLDTISSAESMSIYDDIDADVLRNYQEYSLANIIYYSLKESTTSEQSARMTAMDNASKNASEMIDKLTLTFNRTRQAVITKELIEIISGAAALD; this is encoded by the exons ATGTTCTCTCGGGCGGGCGTCGCTGGCCTCTCGGCGTGGACCGTGCAGCCACAATG GATCCAAGTTCGAAATATGGCAACTTTGAAAGATA TTACCAGGCGACTAAAATCAATCAAAAACATCCAGAAGATTACCAAGTCTATGAAAATGGTAGCAGCAGCGAAATACGCCCGAGCTGAGAGAGAGCTAAAACCGGCCCGAGTGTATGGAGTGGGGTCCTTGG ctctGTATGAAAAGGCTGATATTAAGACTCCTGAAGACAAAAAGAAGCACCTCATCATCGGTGTGTCCTCGGACCGAGGGCTCTGTGGTGCTATTCACTCCTCGGTTGCTAAACAGATGAAAAGCGAGGCGGCCAACCTTGCAGCAGCTGGGAAAGAAGTTAAGATTATTGGAGTTGGTGATAAAATCAGGAGTATACTTCACAg GACTCATTCTGACCAGTTTCTGGTGACATTCAAAGAAGTGGGGAGGAGGCCCCCTACCTTTGGGGATGCGTCAGTCATTGCCCTTGAGCTGTTAAATTCTGGATACGAATTTGATGAAGGGTCTATCATCTTTAACCGATTCAG GTCTGTCATCTCCTACAAGACAGAAGAAAAGCCCATCTTTTCCCTTGACACCATTTCAAGTGCTG AGAGCATGAGTATCTACGATGACATTGATGCTGATGTGCTGCGGAACTACCAGGAATACAGCCTGGCCAACATCATCTACTACTCCCTGAAGGAGTCTACCACGAGTGAACAGAGCGCCAGGATGACGGCCATGGACAACGCCAGCAAGAATGCTT CTGAAATGATTGACAAATTGACTCTGACATTCAATCGCACCCGCCAAGCTGTCATCACCAAGGAGCTGATAGAAATCATCTCTGGTGCTGCGGCTCT GGACTAA
- the ATP5F1C gene encoding ATP synthase subunit gamma, mitochondrial isoform X3, with amino-acid sequence MFSRAGVAGLSAWTVQPQWIQVRNMATLKDITRRLKSIKNIQKITKSMKMVAAAKYARAERELKPARVYGVGSLALYEKADIKTPEDKKKHLIIGVSSDRGLCGAIHSSVAKQMKSEAANLAAAGKEVKIIGVGDKIRSILHRTHSDQFLVTFKEVGRRPPTFGDASVIALELLNSGYEFDEGSIIFNRFRSVISYKTEEKPIFSLDTISSAESMSIYDDIDADVLRNYQEYSLANIIYYSLKESTTSEQSARMTAMDNASKNASEMIDKLTLTFNRTRQAVITKELIEIISGAAAL; translated from the exons ATGTTCTCTCGGGCGGGCGTCGCTGGCCTCTCGGCGTGGACCGTGCAGCCACAATG GATCCAAGTTCGAAATATGGCAACTTTGAAAGATA TTACCAGGCGACTAAAATCAATCAAAAACATCCAGAAGATTACCAAGTCTATGAAAATGGTAGCAGCAGCGAAATACGCCCGAGCTGAGAGAGAGCTAAAACCGGCCCGAGTGTATGGAGTGGGGTCCTTGG ctctGTATGAAAAGGCTGATATTAAGACTCCTGAAGACAAAAAGAAGCACCTCATCATCGGTGTGTCCTCGGACCGAGGGCTCTGTGGTGCTATTCACTCCTCGGTTGCTAAACAGATGAAAAGCGAGGCGGCCAACCTTGCAGCAGCTGGGAAAGAAGTTAAGATTATTGGAGTTGGTGATAAAATCAGGAGTATACTTCACAg GACTCATTCTGACCAGTTTCTGGTGACATTCAAAGAAGTGGGGAGGAGGCCCCCTACCTTTGGGGATGCGTCAGTCATTGCCCTTGAGCTGTTAAATTCTGGATACGAATTTGATGAAGGGTCTATCATCTTTAACCGATTCAG GTCTGTCATCTCCTACAAGACAGAAGAAAAGCCCATCTTTTCCCTTGACACCATTTCAAGTGCTG AGAGCATGAGTATCTACGATGACATTGATGCTGATGTGCTGCGGAACTACCAGGAATACAGCCTGGCCAACATCATCTACTACTCCCTGAAGGAGTCTACCACGAGTGAACAGAGCGCCAGGATGACGGCCATGGACAACGCCAGCAAGAATGCTT CTGAAATGATTGACAAATTGACTCTGACATTCAATCGCACCCGCCAAGCTGTCATCACCAAGGAGCTGATAGAAATCATCTCTGGTGCTGCGGCTCTGTAA